GAAGCCACGGTTCTGGTTTTCACCGTCATGCCGGTTCTATAGGGATGAGATCCACTCCTGGACGATGTTTCCCTGGAAGTAAACGGCCTAGCCATATGGGGGCTGTTAACGTGACAGTGAAAAATTTAGAAGTGGTAAAAGTAGATTTAGAAAAAAAAGTATTGCTAGTGAAAGGGGCAGTTCCCGGTCCAAGAGGCTCTTTGGTTGTTGTAAGACGTTCCTCAAGGGCAAAAGGGTAATATAGAAGAGGTCCTAATGGTTTTATTATCAAAGTTTGATTTTTTTGGGAATAAGGCGGGAGAGGTAGAGCTACCAGACTCCTTTTTTGCTCAGGAAGGAAGTGGACTTCAACTAGTGAAGGACTATCTTGTGGCAATTCGCGCGAATAAACGACAGTGGTCTGCATGTACGAGAAATCGTTCAGAAGTTAGCCATTCTACTAAAAAACCTTTCAGACAGAAAGGAACAGGAAATGCCCGTCAAGGGTGTTTAGCTTCTCCTCAGTTTCGTGGAGGGGGTATCGTTTTCGGGCCTAAGCCAAAGTTTGATCAACACGTTCGCATTAACCGTAAAGAGAAGAGAGCCGCTATTCGCTTGCTAATTTCTCAAAAAATTCAAACCAATCGTTTGATTGTTGCGGATGACAGTGTGTTCACAAGCAGTTTAACTGCTCCAAAAACAAAAGAAGCTTTAAGATTTTTAAAAGATTGTAATGTTGAGTGCCGTGGAGTGCTTTTCATTGATGATCTCAAGCACTCTGCAAGCAACGAAAGCTTGAGAATGAGTTTGCGTAATTTGCCTGCTGTGCGTGGCTTTACTTATAGCATGAACGTCAATGGATACGACCTAGCTTCTGCTCGCAATATAGTAATTTCTGAAAAGGCCTTGAGTGAACTCGCCGGGCATCTTATTTCTGGAACGAAAGATTAAAAGGAAAATTTAGGATATGAAAGATCCTTACGATGTAATCAAACGGCATTATGTGACTGAAAAGGCGAAAACCTTAGAAGGTTTAAGTCTTGGGAACGGTGAGGGTAAAAAGAAAGGTAGTTTTTGTAAGCATCCAAAATATACATTTGTTGTAGCTTGTGATGCCACAAAGCCTTTAATTGCTCAAGCTTTAGAAGCTATTTATGCAGATAAAAAAGTAAAAGTTAAAAGTGTAAACACGATATGTGTGAAGCCTCAGCCAGCCCGAATGTTTCGTGGGAAACGAAAAGGAAAGACTGCAGGATTTAAGAAGGCAGTTGTGACCTTCTATGAAGGCCATTCTATCGGGTAATCTATTTGAGGGAAGAAAAACATGTTTAAAAAGTTTAAGCCAGTAACTCCAGGGACTAGACAGTTGGTTCTTCCGGCTTTTGACGAGTTAACCACTAAGGGAGATTTACAAGAGAAAAGACGTCCCAGAAGCGGTTTCCGAGGTAGAGACGGCTTTCAGAGTCGAGGCAGAGAAGGCTTCCAAGGTAGAGAAGGTCGAGGAAGTCGAGAAGGCCGAGAAGGTCGAGAAGGTTTTCAACCTCGGGGTAGAGCAGGCGCCCAATCTCGCGATAGAGAAGACTCTCCAGTTAGAGATAGAGGATCTAGACAAAGTCTTCGACCGAATAAGAAGCTTTCTTTCTTCAAGAAAAGTTCTGGTGGTCGTGATAACTTAGGTCATATTTCTTGCCGTCATCGCGGTGGGGGTGCTAAACGTTTATATAGAATTGTTGACTTTAAGCGTAATAAAGATGGTATTGAAGCAAAAGTTGTTTCTGTTGAATACGATCCAAATCGTTCAGCATATATCGCTTTATTAAGCTACGCTGATGGAGAAAAACGTTATATACTTGCTCCAAAAGGCATCAAAAGAGGAGACGAAGTGATCTCTGGAGAAGGCAGCCCTTTCAAAGTAGGCTGTTGCATGACCTTAAAAAGTATGCCCCTGGGGTTGTCCGTTCATAATATTGAAATGCGTCCATTTTCCGGAGGGAAATTAGTTAGATCAGCAGGTTTAGCTGCTCAGATCATAGCTAAAAGCTCAGGATATGTTACATTAAAAATGCCTTCAGGCGAATTTCGTATGATCAATGAAGGTTGTAGAGCTACTATCGGAGAAGTCTCTAACTCAGATCACAATTTGTGTGTTGATGGCAAGGCAGGAAGAAAGCGATGGAAAGGCATTCGTCCAACAGTTCGTGGTACTGCTATGAATCCAGTAGACCATCCTCATGGAGGTGGTGAAGGCCGTCATAATGGTTATATCCCACGCACGCCTTGGGGCAAAGTCACGAAAGGATTAAAAACTCGTGATAAGCGTAAGAGTAATAAGTGGATAGTTAAAGATCGTAGGAAATAGGGATTATGAGTAGATCGTTAAGAAAGGGTCCTTTTGTTGATCACCACCTGATAAAAAAAGTACGCGCTATGAACTTAGAGGAGAAGAAATCTCCAATTAAAACTTGGTCTCGTCGTTCTATGATTACTCCTGAAATGATCGGCCATACATTTGAAGTTCATAATGGGAAAAAGTTTCTAACAGTTTTTGTTTCAGAAACTATGGTAGGTCACAAATTGGGAGAGTTTTCTCCAACAAGGATATTTAAAAGTCATCCCGTGAAAAAAGGGTAAGTCTAAAGGAGACGTGTCATGTTTAAAGCGACCGCCCGCTACATACGGGTTCAGCCTCGCAAAGCTCGACTGGCCGCCGGGCTTATGAGAAATTTAAGTGTTATGGAAGCACAGCAGCAGTTGAGTTTTTCTCAGCTAAAAGCCGGAAGATGTTTAAAAAAGGTTTTAGACAGTGCTGTAGCTAATGCTGAGCTCAACGAAAATGTAAAACGTGAAAAATTAAGCGTTATAGAAGTTAGAGTTGATGCAGGCCCTGTACATAAGCGAGCTAAATCGAAAAGCCGGGGAGGACGATCCCCAATTTTAAAACGCACCAGCCACTTAACTGTTATTGTTGGTGAGAAGGAGCGGTAGGAGAAGTTATGGGTCAGAAAGGATGTCCAATCGGTTTTCGTACAGGAGTTACTAAAAAATGGCGCTCTCTATGGTACGGGAATAAACAAGAATTCGGAAAATTTCTTATCGAAGATGTTAGAATTCGAGAATTTTTAAGAAAAAAACCCTCTTGCCAAGGCGCTGCTGGATTCGTTGTAAGACGTATGAGCGGTAAAATTGAAGTTACTATTCACACAGCTCGTCCAGGATTGGTTATCGGTAAAAAAGGTGCTGAGGTAGATCTTTTAAAAGAAGAACTACGAAAGCTAACCGGTAAAGAGGTCTGGGTAGAAATTGCAGAAATTAAACGCCCTGAATTGAATGCGAAGTTAGTCGCAGACAGTATTGCTAAACAAATTGAACGTCGTGTTTCCTTTAGACGTGCCATGAAAAAAGCCATGCAATCTGTTATGGACGGCGGTGCTATCGGTGTGAAAATCCAAGTTTCTGGAAGACTAGCAGGAGCTGAAATTGCTCGTTCCGAATGGTACAAAAATGGTCGTGTTCCTCTGCACACATTAAGAGCTGATATTGATTACGCCACAGCATCTGCAGAGACCACTTATGGAATTATCGGCGTAAAAGTCTGGATTAATCTTGGGGAAAAAACCTCTACAGCTAACAGTAACGCGAGTGCTCAGGCTCCTGCAGCACAATAGTTGTAAATAAGGGTGTGTGAATTATTATGTTGATGCCTAAACGAACAAAATTTCGCAAACAGCAAAAAGGTCAATTTGCTGGCCTAAGCAAGGGGGCTACTTTTGTTGACTTTGGCGAATTTGGAATGCAGACCTTGGAAAGGGGTTGGGTTACTAGCCGCCAAATAGAAGCTTGCAGGGTTGCTATCAATAGATATTTAAAACGTAAAGGGAAAGTTTGGATTCGCATTTTCCCAGATAAGAGTGTCACCAAAAAGCCTGCAGAAACTCGTATGGGTAAAGGTAAGGGAGCTCCTGATCATTGGGTAGCAGTAGTACGTCCAGGAAGAATTCTTTTTGAAGTAGCTAATGTTTCCAGAGAAGATGCTCAAGACGCTTTAAGAAGAGCTGCTGCAAAATTAGGTATAAAAACGCGTTTTGTTAAGCGGGTCGAAAGGGTATAAATCATGGCAGAAAATAAAAAGTTATTAGCCGAGCTTAGAAGCAAGAGCGAAGCTGATTTAGATGTACTTATCCACGAGAATAAAAAAGCTCTTTTTAATCTAAGAGCAGAAGTGGCTTTACAAAATAAAGCTGCGAAAACCCATTTGTTCTCCATGTACAAAAAAAATATTGCTCGATGCATGACGGTAAAACAAGAAAAAAAGGAAAGAGTCAATGGCTAGTGAACTAAGAGGCCTTAGGAAAACCAAGATTGGTGTTGTTGTCTCTTCAAAAATGGAAAAAACCGTAGTTGTTCGAGTAGAAAGAATTTACTCTCATGCTCAATACGCTAAAGTTGTTAGAGACTCTAAAAAGTACTATGCGCATAATGATTTAGATCTTTCAGAAGGCGATAAAGTTAAAATTCAAGAAACACGACCTATATCTAAATTGAAAAGATGGCGTGTTGTCGAACGTATAAGTTAGTGTAGTAGAAGCAACATTGGGTAGATGCAGTCATGATTCAGCAAGAAAGTCAGTTAAAAGTTGCCGATAATACTGGGGCTAAAAAAGTAAAGTGTTTTAAAGTTTTAGGCGGATCTCGCAGACGTTACGCTACAGTGGGTGATATCATTGTATGCTCCGTTAGAGATGTAGAGCCTGATAGCTCTATAAAAAAGGGCGACGTGGTTAAGGCCGTAATTGTTAGAACGCGTCGAGATATTCTTAGAAAAGATGGTTCTACTTTAAGATTCGATACCAATAGCTGTGTAATTATCGATGAAAAAGGAAATCCCAAAGGAACACGAATTTTTGGCCCAATAGCTCGAGAAATTCGAGATCGTGGCTTCGTTAAAATTAGTTCTTTGGCTCCTGAGGTGATTTAAGGATAAGAAAAGATATGAAGAGACGTAGTGTTTGTGTTGGCGACACTGTATATGTAATAGCCGGAAATGACAGGGGAAAACAAGGAAAGGTGTTATCTTGTCTTTGGGAAAAAAATAAAGTAGTCGTTGAAGGAATCAACGTTCGAACAAAGAACATCAAACGCAATCAAGAAAACCCTAAGGGTAAAAGGATTAGCATCGAAGCGCCGATACACGTTTCTAACGTTCGTTTAAGTATAAACGGGGCTCCTGCAAAACTTTCCGTTAAGGTTACTGAAAACGGAAGAGAGTTGTGGAACAAGTCCTCTGATGGCACTTCTACGTTGTATCGTTTGGTGAAAGGTAAAAAAGGTTAATATGAGCAGGCTAAAAAAACTCTATACTGAAGAGATCCGGAAGGCTCTCCAAGAAAAGTTTAATTACGATAATACCATGCAAATTCCTGTTCTTAAAAAAGTTGTACTAAGCATGGGACTTGCTGAAGCTGCTAAAGATAAAAACCTTTTCCAGGCGCATCTAGAAGAACTCTCTATGATCTCTGGACAAAAGCCTTTGGTAACTAAAGCAAGAAATTCTATTGCTGGGTTTAAGCTTCGTGAAGGACAAGGCATAGGAGCTAAAGTAACGCTACGTGGCGTACGCATGTACGATTTTATGGATCGTTTTTGCAATATAGTCTCTCCCAGAATTCGTGACTTTCGTGGATTCTCGAATAAAGGAGACGGACGTGGATGCTATTCTTTGGGGTTGGAAGACCAACAAATTTTCCCTGAAGTAAATTTAGATCGCGTTAAGAGAACTCAGGGAATGAATATTACTTGGGTAACTACAGCACAAACAGATGTTGAATGTACCACTCTTTTAGAGTTGATGGGTTTGCGCTTTAAGAAGACACAATAAGGGAGATATAAGATCAGTATGGGCATGACAAGTGATACTATTGCCGATTTGTTAACGCGGATCCGAAATGCTTTAAAGGCAGAACACCTGTATGTGGATTTAGAACACAGCAAAATGCGTGAATCAATCGTAAGAATCCTCAAACAAAATGGATTTGTGGCTCACTACTTAGTAAAAGAAGAAAATCGCAAAAGAACAATGCGTATTTTTTTACAGTATAGTAATGACCGTAGACCTGCAATACGCCAGTTAAAACGGGTTTCTAAACCTTCTAGAAGGGTTTATGTATCTGCAACAAAAATCCCTTATGTATTTGGGAATATGGGTATTTCAGTTCTTTCTACCTCTCAAGGGGTTTTGGAAGGATCAACAGCCAGAGCTAAAAATATTGGTGGCGAACTACTCTGTTTAGTTTGGTAACAGGATAAAAGAATTTATAGGACGGTAAGGAATGTCTCGTAAAGCTCGAGACCCTATTGTGCTCCCTCAAGGAGTAGAGGTCTCCATTCAAAATGATGAAATCTTAGTAAAAGGTCCTAAGGGCTCATTAAAACAACAATTGGCTCCAGAAGTAGTTGTCGACATTAAAGATAAAGAAATTTTTGTCTTCGCAGCTCCTCATGTTGTTGATAGACCAAGCTGCATGCAAGGTTTGTTTTGGGCATTAATTTCTAATATGGTTCAAGGCGTCCATAAGGGATTTGAGAAACGTTTAGAAATGATTGGTGTTGGTTTTAGAGCAGCTGTTCAAGGATCAGTACTAGACCTATCTATTGGGGTTTCTCATCCTACGAAAATTCCTATTCCTCCAGAAATACAAGTCACCGTTGAGAAAAATACGCTGATTTCCGTGAAAGGAATCAATAAGCAGCTTGTTGGAGAATTTGCTGCTAATATTCGCGCTAAACGTCGTCCTGAGCCCTACAAAGGTAAGGGTATCCGCTATGAAAACGAGTATGTCCGTCGTAAGGCTGGAAAAGCGGCAAAAACAGGTAAAAAATAGTTAGTAAGGCAGAGTTAAGTTATGGAAAGTTCGTTGTTTAAGAAGTCTGAAAAGAAAGTGCGCAGGGCTTTAAGAGTGCGTAAAGTCTTAAGAGGCTCTGCTTCGAAGCCTCGGTTGTCTGTTGTAAAGACTAACAAGCATATTTATGTACAATTAATTGATGATTCTATCGGCAAAACCCTGGCTTCCGTCTCAACTATGGCGAAATCAAGTAAAGTTTCCGGATTAACAAAAAAAAATCAGGACGTAGCAAAGGTGCTAGGAGCTAAGATTGCTGAATTAGGAAAAAACCTTCAGGTAGATCGAGTTGTTTTCGATCGAGGCCCATTCAAATATCATGGAGTTGTTGCCATGGTTGCAGATGGTGCTAGAGAGGGTGGATTACAGTTTTAATGAAGGTTTAAAGAGATGACGTTATCAAAGAATTCTCATAAGGAAGATCAGCTAGAGGAGAAGGTTCTTGTTGTCAATCGCTGTTCAAAAGTTGTCAAGGGCGGTCGTAAGTTCAGTTTTTCCGCGCTTATTTTGGTGGGTGACGGTAAGGGACGTTTGGGCTACGGTTTTGCCAAGGCTAACGAGTTAACAGATGCTATCCGCAAAGGTGGAGAAGCTGCAAGAAAAAATTTAATCAGTATTGAATCTTTAGAAAATGGTTCTATTCCTCATGAAGTTCTTGTTGATCAGGATGGAGCTCAGTTGCTTTTAAAGCCTGCTAAACCAGGAACTGGGATTGTTGCAGGTTCTCGTATTCGTTTGATTTTAGAAATGGCTGGAGTTAAAAATATTGTTGCTAAAAGCTTAGGTTCAAATAATCCTATGAACCAAGTTAAAGCTGCCTTCAAAGCTCTTCAAGAGATTACCAGCAGAAAAGATGTTTTAAAGAGGAGAGCAGTAGCACATGATTAAATTAGAATCGTTACAAGATCCTTCACCGCGTAAGCGAAGAACAAAATTATTAGGACGAGGTCCTTCTTCAGGTCACGGTAAAACTAGTTGCCGAGGACATAAAGGGGATGGAAGCCGCTCTGGTTACAAGCGTCGTTTTGGTTATGAAGGGGGCGGAGTTCCTCTTTACAGAAGAGTGCCTACTCGAGGGTTTTCTCATGCGCGTTTTGACAAGTGTGTTGAAGAAATCACCACACAACGTTTGAATGTACTCTTCGAAAGCGGAGAAGAGATTACTTTAGATGCTTTAAAGCATAAAAAAGCCATAGATAAGCACGCTGTTAAAGTGAAAGTGATTCTTAAAGGCGATTTAGAAAAAAAGTTTATCTGGAATGACTCTAAAGTAGTACTTTCTCAAGGAGTACAAAACCTTATTGGTGTTGCTTAAAGGTAAAAATTTCGGGCCTGACTATGACCACTTTACGACAGATTTTTTCGATTGCTGAGTTAAGGCAAAAGTTGTTTTTTACATTTGCTTTACTTGCGGCCTGCAGAGTTGGCGTGTTTATTCCTGTTCCTGGAATTGATGGAGAACGCGCCGTCGCTTATTTTAAACAGTTATTAGGTTCTAGTCAGAATTTATTCCAATTGGCGGATATTTTTTCTGGTGGAGCTTTTGCTCAGATGACAGTGATAGCTCTAGGCGTTGTCCCGTACATCTCAGCATCCATTATAGTACAACTTCTCCTAGTATTTATGCCCTCCATCCAGAGGGAAATGCGAGAAAGTCCTGATCAGGGAAAAAGAAAGATTGGAAGACTAACTCGTTTATTTACAGTTGGACTAGCAGTGATTCAGTCTCTGCTATTTGCGAAGTTTGCTTTAAAAATGAACATGTCAATTCCCGGCATTGTTCTACCAACTTTGTTATCATCCAAGTTATTTGGAGCTCCTTGGATATTCTACATGACAACAGTCATCGTGATGACGACTGGAACATTATTACTCATGTGGATAGGAGAACAGATTTCTGATAAGGGTATTGGTAATGGCGTAAGCTTAATTATCAGTCTTGGAATTTTAGCTTCTTTCCCCTCCGTATTGGGGTCTATAGTTAATAAGTTAAACCTTGGTTCCCAAGATCCTTCTCAACTAGGTCTAGTTTCTCTATTAGTGTTGTGCGGTGTTTTTATATTTGTTCTCGTTACAACAATTTTGATCATAGAAGGAGTAAGAAAAATTCCCGTGCAGTATGCACGTAGAGTGATCGGTAGGAGGGAAATCCCTGGAGGGGGTTCCTATTTGCCGTTAAAGGTGAACTACGCAGGCGTTATACCTGTTATTTTTGCTTCGTCCTTGCTAATGTTCCCCGCGACTATAGGACAGTTTATGTCCTCGGATTCCTCGTGGCTTAAGCAAATTGCAATTATGTTATCCCCAGGCAGCTGGGTATATTCCTTATGCTATGTTTTGCTTATAATATTCTTTACCTATTTCTGGACAGCAACTCAGTTTCACCCTGAGCAAATTGCTTCTGAAATGAAAAAGAATAACGCCTTTATTCCAGGAATTCGACAAGGCAAGCCTACACAAACATATTTAGAATACACTATGAACCGTGTTACTTTGTTGGGTGCGGTTTTCTTAGCTGTCATTGCCATTTTGCCATCTATATTAGGAAGAGTTCTTCGAGTAGATGCAAATGTAAGTTATTTTTTAGGTGGTACAGCAATGTTGATCGTAGTTGGTGTGGTTTTAGATACGATGAAACAAGTGGATGCCTTTTTGCTTATGCGTAGGTACGATAGTTTTTTGAAAACAGATCGTTCCAAAGGAAGGCATTGAAAAATAACAATTTTTGACCTAAGATGCTTATACTACTTTAAGGGAGGCCCTACGTATGCCACGCATCATTGGAATTGATATTCCTGCGAAGAAAAAATTAAAAATAAGTCTTACATATATTTATGGGATAGGGTCAGCTCTTTCTGATAAGATTATTGCGCAATTGCAATTAAATCCTGATGCCAGGGCTGCTGAATTAACAGAGGAAGAAATTGGCCGACTTAATTCTCTCCTACAAACAGAATATGTTGTTGAAGGGGACTTGCGACGTCGTGTGCAGTCAGATATTAAAAGGCTGATTTCTATACATGCTTATCGTGGGCAAAGACATCGTCTTTCATTGCCTGTACGAGGACAGAGAACAAAAACAAATTCTCGCACACGTAAAGGTAAGCGTAAAACAGTTGCTGGTAAGAAGAAATAATTTTTTTAGGAGAACGTGTTTTGGTTAAGCATCAAACGCAGAAAAAAGGCGTAAAAAGAAAACAATTAAAGAATGTTCCATCAGGCGTTGTTCATGTTAAGGCTACCTTCAATAATACGATTGTGTCCATAACGGACCCTGCAGGGAACACCATTTCTTGGGCCTCAGCGGGAAAAGTTGGGTATTCCGGGTCTCGTAAGTCATCCGCATTCGCTGCAACGGTGGCTGCGCAAGATGCTGCAAAAATTGCCATGAATTCAGGCCTTAAAGAAGTTGAAGTATGTTTAAAAGGCACCGGAGCTGGCAGGGAATCTGCAGTCCGCGCTCTCATAGCCTCTGGTTTAGTTGTTTCTGTCATCCGTGACGAAACTCCTGTTCCTCATAATGGTTGTCGGCCAAGAAAAAGGCGCAGAGTGTAGTTTTAGGGAAGGAGAAAGGGATGTCGGATAATTCACAAAATTTACTTTACGATAAATTTGAATTGCCAGAGTCAGTCAAGATAATGGCTGTAGAAGGCGGCGGGGGAACGATTGATAAGCAGGCTCGTTTTGTGGCTGAGCCTCTTGAAAGAGGTATGGGCCATACCCTAGGTAATGCTTTGAGAAGAGCGTTGCTGATTGGTTTAGAGGCTCCTGCTATTATTTCTTTCTCTATGACTGGAGTTCTGCATGAGTATATGGCTCTTGAAGGAGTCGTTGAAGATGTAACGAATATAGTTCTGAATTTGAAAGGTGCTTTGTTAAAGAAATATCCTTTCCAAGATAGCGACGAAGGGCGCTGCACTCAGTTAGTAAGAGCTACTATTTCTATAGACGCTTCTGATTTGGCTGCTGCCGGAGGGCAAAAGGTTATAACATTAGCTGATCTGTTGCAGGAAGGAGGGTTTGAATCAGTAAACCCTGACCACGCGATTTTTACTGTAACGCAGCCTATGAATCTTGAAGTCGCTTTAAGAATAGCTTTTGGTAGAGGGTATTCTACCTCTGAAAGAATAGTTCTTGAAGATAAAGGCGTGAACGAGATTGTTTTGGACGCCGCTTTTTCACCAGTAGTTCTAGTTAACTACTTTGTAGAAGATACTCGAGTTGGTCAAGATACAGATTTCGATCGTTTGATTTTATATGTAGAAACGGATGGCAGAGTATCTCCTAAAGAGGCTTTAGCTTTTTCTACACAAATCTTAACTAAGCATTTCTCCATTTTTGAAAAAATGGATGAAAAGAAAATCGTCTTTGAAGAGGCTGTTTCTATTGAGAAAGAGAATAAAGACGATATTCTTCATAAGCTTGTCTTAGGTATTAACGAGATCGAATTGTCCGTAAGATCCACAAATTGTTTGTCTAATGCAAACATTGAAACCATTGGCGAGTTGGTAATTATGCCAGAACCTCGCTTGCTACAGTTCAGAAACTTTGGTAAAAAGTCTCTTTGCGAGATTAAGAACAAGTTGAAAGAAATGAAGCTTGAATTGGGCATGGATCTCAGTCAGTTCGGCGTTGGTCTAGACAATGTAAAAGAAAAAATGAAGTGGTATGCCGAGAAAATTCGGTCTAAAAACGTCAAGGGATAATTAAGTATATGCAACACGCTAGAAAGAAATTTAGAGTTGGTCGTACTTCTGCGCATAATCGTTGTATGTTAGCTAACATGTTAAAATCTTTGATTCATGAAGGAAGGATCGAGACTACTTTGCCTAAAGCAAAGGAGCTACGTCGTCATGCAGATAAGATGGTTACATTAGCTAAAAAAAATACATTGGCAGCAAAGCGTCTAGCTGTTGCTAGGCTTATGGTGAGATACAATAAATTGACAAGCAAAGAGGCTCGTCAAGCTAAGAGTGGTGATTTATCTTCTTACAACGTCGATCGTACGGTTGTTAATAAACTATTTGATGAATTAGGCACTCGTTTTGTCTCTAGAAATGGCGGTTATACACGTATTTTGAAATTGCAAAATAGAGTTGGTGATAATGCACGAAAGTGTATTATAGAGTTTTTAGCCAACTAGGCTATTTTTGCGAACACTGACTACTAGGGATTAGCGATGAAGGTTGTAATTAACGGTTTTGGACGTATTGGAAGGTTTGTTTTAAGACAAATTGTCAAAAAAAACTCTTCCGTTGAAGTCGTAGCTGTTAACGATCTTGTCGATGGAGAAGCCCTAACGTATTTATTCCAGTACGACTCTACTCATGGGCGTTTTCAAGGGGATGTTTCTTATCAAGACGGCCATTTAGTCATAGGTAATCGCAAAATCAAACTTCTAGCTGAACGTGACGTTCAAAAGCTTCCCTGGAAAGAATTAGGCGTTGACATTGTCATCGAAAGTACAGGGTTATTTACCAAAAGAGAAGACGCTGCTAAGCATCTTGATTGTGGGGCTAAACGGGTTATTATTACCGCTCCTGCTAAAGGAGAAGTCCCAACTTTTGTCATGGGGGTTAATGAAAACCAATTTAATCCTGAAAAAGATGTAATTATTTCTAACGCCTCCTGCACTACAAACTGTCTTGCTCCTCTTGCTAAAGTTTTATTAGATAACTTTGGTATAGAAGAAGGCTTAATGACAACCGTTCATGCTGCTACTGCTACTCAAAGCGTTGTAGATGGTCCCTCCAAGAA
This window of the Chlamydia sp. BM-2023 genome carries:
- the rplO gene encoding 50S ribosomal protein L15; translated protein: MIKLESLQDPSPRKRRTKLLGRGPSSGHGKTSCRGHKGDGSRSGYKRRFGYEGGGVPLYRRVPTRGFSHARFDKCVEEITTQRLNVLFESGEEITLDALKHKKAIDKHAVKVKVILKGDLEKKFIWNDSKVVLSQGVQNLIGVA
- the secY gene encoding preprotein translocase subunit SecY, which translates into the protein MTTLRQIFSIAELRQKLFFTFALLAACRVGVFIPVPGIDGERAVAYFKQLLGSSQNLFQLADIFSGGAFAQMTVIALGVVPYISASIIVQLLLVFMPSIQREMRESPDQGKRKIGRLTRLFTVGLAVIQSLLFAKFALKMNMSIPGIVLPTLLSSKLFGAPWIFYMTTVIVMTTGTLLLMWIGEQISDKGIGNGVSLIISLGILASFPSVLGSIVNKLNLGSQDPSQLGLVSLLVLCGVFIFVLVTTILIIEGVRKIPVQYARRVIGRREIPGGGSYLPLKVNYAGVIPVIFASSLLMFPATIGQFMSSDSSWLKQIAIMLSPGSWVYSLCYVLLIIFFTYFWTATQFHPEQIASEMKKNNAFIPGIRQGKPTQTYLEYTMNRVTLLGAVFLAVIAILPSILGRVLRVDANVSYFLGGTAMLIVVGVVLDTMKQVDAFLLMRRYDSFLKTDRSKGRH
- the rpsM gene encoding 30S ribosomal protein S13, translated to MPRIIGIDIPAKKKLKISLTYIYGIGSALSDKIIAQLQLNPDARAAELTEEEIGRLNSLLQTEYVVEGDLRRRVQSDIKRLISIHAYRGQRHRLSLPVRGQRTKTNSRTRKGKRKTVAGKKK
- the rpsK gene encoding 30S ribosomal protein S11 encodes the protein MVKHQTQKKGVKRKQLKNVPSGVVHVKATFNNTIVSITDPAGNTISWASAGKVGYSGSRKSSAFAATVAAQDAAKIAMNSGLKEVEVCLKGTGAGRESAVRALIASGLVVSVIRDETPVPHNGCRPRKRRRV
- a CDS encoding DNA-directed RNA polymerase subunit alpha → MSDNSQNLLYDKFELPESVKIMAVEGGGGTIDKQARFVAEPLERGMGHTLGNALRRALLIGLEAPAIISFSMTGVLHEYMALEGVVEDVTNIVLNLKGALLKKYPFQDSDEGRCTQLVRATISIDASDLAAAGGQKVITLADLLQEGGFESVNPDHAIFTVTQPMNLEVALRIAFGRGYSTSERIVLEDKGVNEIVLDAAFSPVVLVNYFVEDTRVGQDTDFDRLILYVETDGRVSPKEALAFSTQILTKHFSIFEKMDEKKIVFEEAVSIEKENKDDILHKLVLGINEIELSVRSTNCLSNANIETIGELVIMPEPRLLQFRNFGKKSLCEIKNKLKEMKLELGMDLSQFGVGLDNVKEKMKWYAEKIRSKNVKG
- the rplQ gene encoding 50S ribosomal protein L17; the encoded protein is MQHARKKFRVGRTSAHNRCMLANMLKSLIHEGRIETTLPKAKELRRHADKMVTLAKKNTLAAKRLAVARLMVRYNKLTSKEARQAKSGDLSSYNVDRTVVNKLFDELGTRFVSRNGGYTRILKLQNRVGDNARKCIIEFLAN
- the gap gene encoding type I glyceraldehyde-3-phosphate dehydrogenase — translated: MKVVINGFGRIGRFVLRQIVKKNSSVEVVAVNDLVDGEALTYLFQYDSTHGRFQGDVSYQDGHLVIGNRKIKLLAERDVQKLPWKELGVDIVIESTGLFTKREDAAKHLDCGAKRVIITAPAKGEVPTFVMGVNENQFNPEKDVIISNASCTTNCLAPLAKVLLDNFGIEEGLMTTVHAATATQSVVDGPSKKDWRGGRGAFQNIVPASTGAAKAVALCLPELKGKLTGMAFRVPVADVSVVDLTVRLQKSTSYEEICKVIKHASETDLSGILSYTDQEVVSSDFIGSEYSSIFDAGAGIALTDRFFKLVAWYDNEIGYATRIVDLLEYVAKNSK